One genomic segment of Erpetoichthys calabaricus chromosome 7, fErpCal1.3, whole genome shotgun sequence includes these proteins:
- the LOC114654193 gene encoding bone morphogenetic protein 2: MALSSTILYTHTGILLLLSSPFPGRLEDEMKDYREKEILEMLHIKRLTAPYRSRPHPYMRRVYQHLNSGSRDLSDSEGTLVQSFRSIQDPKHGVPGWIWFNISFLKPTMTVAELVLFRKTLHPQSVTVEVTVHSVYVSAGNVTVSEPLDGKVLTLNELPASGYDVFNVSAILGQSGNKMVGFQLRYTDESGSLVLHEALTQSLYCLNTSSQNEPLMVAYQFDLKNPNEMPSRSGRQRRQLYSAARVVSLHEELIGKQIPTPECRLFHHYVNLRSLRLDHWILEPPGFLSGVCRGQCYRKKCSYETKEENDESKNRTKTESHCIPQRLKSLNVMYASEEEDITIEMFKDIRAESCICK, from the exons ATGGCTTTGAGCAGCACTATTCTGTACACCCACACGGGGATTTTACTGCTTCTGTCCAGTCCGTTTCCGGGGCGGCTGGAAGACGAAATGAAGGACTACAGAGAAAAAGAGATTTTGGAAATGCTGCACATTAAAAGGCTCACGGCCCCCTACAGGAGCAGGCCTCACCCGTACATGAGACGAGTCTACCAGCACCTCAACTCGGGCAGCAGGGATCTGTCAGACTCCGAAGGCACCCTGGTACAAAGCTTCAGAAGCATCCAAG ACCCCAAACACGGAGTCCCTGGCTGGATCTGGTTCAACATCTCATTTTTAAAGCCGACTATGACTGTCGCCGAGTTAGTGCTCTTTCGTAAAACCCTCCACCCTCAGTCTGTGACAGTGGAAGTCACCGTGCACAGCGTTTATGTCTCAGCCGGCAACGTGACCGTTAGTGAACCACTGGATGGAAAAGTATTGACACTAAACGAGCTCCCTGCTTCTGGGTATGACGTGTTTAACGTCTCAGCTATCCTGGGCCAAAGTGGCAATAAAATGGTGGGTTTTCAGCTGCGATACACTGATGAGAGCGGAAGTCTGGTATTGCATGAAGCCTTGACTCAGAGTCTTTACTGTTTAAATACCAGTTCACAGAATGAGCCTTTGATGGTGGCATATCAGTTTGACCTTAAAAACCCCAACGAAATGCCTAGCAGGTCAGGAAGACAGCGACGGCAACTCTACAGTGCAGCCAGAGTGGTGAGCCTGCATGAAGAACTGatcggcaaacagatccccacTCCGGAGTGCAGGCTGTTCCATCACTATGTTAATCTGCGATCCCTGAGGCTGGATCACTGGATACTGGAGCCACCGGGGTTTCTTTCAGGTGtctgcag AGGTCAATGCTACCGCAAAAAATGTAGTTACgaaacaaaggaagaaaatgatgaaagtaagaacagaacaaaaacgga GTCCCATTGTATCCCACAGAGGTTGAAGTCGCTCAACGTTATGTACGCCTCTGAAGAAGAAGATATCACCATTGAGATGTTCAAAGACATAAGAGCAGAAAGCTGCATCTGCAAATAA